A single region of the Chitinophaga niabensis genome encodes:
- a CDS encoding S9 family peptidase has product MHKSLLLAGILFIQNSMAQQKMSPELLWQLGRVSGETVTADGTVLYGVSRYDLKENKSERNLYGIPLGGGTAKQLTTSPGAESGAQVLPNGRILYSYKGQLWEMDKDGGNPVQRTNVEGGMQNIRISPKGTHLLFSNEVKLEKVSGEDFHKDLPKSNAQIYTSLNYRHWDTWEDGKYNHVFYATYDVHTGKVGEPQDIMKGELFDCPQMPFGGGEDFIWDPTGTQIIYVSKKKHGKDYAISTNTDIYRYTLASGQTENLSEGLNGYDVQPVFSPDGSKLLWLSMARDGFEADKNDIIRYDPATKTRINLTKDWDGTVSSARFSNDGKKIQFLAVIKGTEQLFETSEQKAEIRQVTKGQFDINGFVGQHGNTLVVTRADMNHAAELYTVDLKSGALKQLSTVNDNVYNSLQLSKVQERWTKASDGKDLLSWIIYPPDFDPAKKYPTLLYCQGGPQSAVSQFYSYRWNFQLMAAQGYIVVAPNRRGMPGHGVKWNEDISKDWGGQAIRDYLAAIDDMSKEPYVDKSRLGAVGASYGGYSVYMLAGVHKDRFKTFIAHDGLFDLRSWYGTTEELWFANWDIGAYWDKNNEKSYAEFNPSNLVNNWNRPIMIVQGGIDFRVGIEQGLQAFQVAQLKGLKSKLLYFPEENHWVLSAQNAIVWQREFFNWLTETL; this is encoded by the coding sequence ATGCATAAGTCTCTCCTGCTTGCAGGTATTTTATTCATTCAAAACAGCATGGCACAACAGAAAATGAGCCCTGAGCTGCTCTGGCAGCTGGGAAGAGTAAGTGGAGAAACCGTTACCGCAGACGGTACTGTTCTTTACGGCGTTTCCCGCTACGATCTTAAAGAAAATAAAAGTGAGAGGAACCTGTATGGCATTCCCCTTGGTGGTGGTACGGCAAAACAGCTCACCACCAGCCCTGGTGCTGAATCCGGCGCACAGGTGCTTCCCAACGGCCGTATCCTTTACAGCTATAAAGGGCAGTTATGGGAAATGGATAAAGATGGTGGAAATCCCGTACAGAGAACAAATGTGGAAGGCGGCATGCAGAATATCCGCATTTCTCCCAAAGGTACACACCTGCTTTTCTCCAATGAAGTGAAACTGGAAAAAGTGAGTGGGGAAGATTTTCATAAAGATCTCCCCAAATCCAATGCGCAGATCTATACCAGCCTTAACTACCGCCACTGGGATACCTGGGAGGACGGGAAATATAATCATGTGTTCTACGCCACCTACGATGTGCACACCGGCAAAGTGGGAGAGCCGCAGGATATCATGAAAGGGGAACTGTTCGATTGCCCTCAAATGCCCTTTGGTGGCGGTGAGGACTTTATCTGGGACCCCACCGGCACACAGATCATTTACGTGTCTAAAAAGAAACACGGTAAGGATTATGCCATCAGCACCAACACAGATATCTATCGTTATACCCTTGCCAGTGGCCAAACGGAGAACCTTTCAGAAGGCCTGAACGGTTATGATGTACAACCTGTTTTCAGCCCGGATGGCAGCAAGTTACTCTGGCTGAGCATGGCCCGCGATGGTTTTGAGGCTGATAAGAATGATATCATCCGTTATGATCCCGCTACCAAAACCCGCATCAACTTAACCAAAGATTGGGATGGTACAGTTTCCTCCGCCCGTTTCAGTAACGATGGCAAAAAGATCCAGTTCCTGGCGGTGATAAAAGGAACAGAGCAGTTGTTTGAAACCAGCGAGCAGAAAGCTGAGATCCGCCAGGTCACCAAAGGCCAGTTTGATATCAATGGCTTTGTTGGCCAGCATGGCAACACACTGGTCGTAACACGTGCAGACATGAACCATGCTGCCGAACTTTACACCGTAGATCTGAAAAGCGGCGCCCTGAAACAACTCAGCACCGTAAACGATAATGTCTACAACTCACTCCAATTAAGCAAAGTACAGGAGCGCTGGACGAAAGCAAGCGATGGAAAAGACCTCCTTTCCTGGATCATCTATCCTCCCGATTTTGATCCCGCTAAAAAATATCCCACCCTGTTATATTGCCAGGGAGGCCCGCAATCTGCCGTATCCCAATTCTATTCCTATCGCTGGAACTTCCAGCTGATGGCTGCACAGGGATATATTGTGGTAGCACCTAACCGCAGAGGTATGCCGGGGCATGGCGTGAAATGGAATGAAGATATCAGCAAAGACTGGGGCGGACAAGCCATCCGTGACTACCTCGCTGCCATCGACGACATGAGCAAAGAGCCTTATGTTGACAAAAGCCGCCTTGGAGCCGTGGGCGCCAGTTACGGAGGATACTCCGTTTACATGCTGGCCGGTGTACACAAGGACCGTTTTAAAACATTCATTGCACATGATGGTCTTTTTGATCTCCGCAGCTGGTATGGCACAACAGAAGAACTATGGTTTGCCAACTGGGATATCGGTGCTTACTGGGATAAGAACAACGAAAAAAGCTACGCTGAATTTAACCCCAGCAATCTTGTGAATAACTGGAACAGGCCTATTATGATCGTGCAGGGAGGTATTGATTTCCGGGTGGGTATTGAACAGGGATTACAGGCTTTCCAGGTGGCACAGCTGAAAGGGCTCAAAAGCAAACTCCTGTATTTCCCTGAAGAAAACCATTGGGTGCTGAGTGCACAGAATGCCATTGTATGGCAACGGGAATTCTTTAACTGGTTAACAGAAACACTCTAA